Proteins from a genomic interval of Stenotrophomonas sp. WZN-1:
- a CDS encoding TonB-dependent receptor, giving the protein MPAAHAPVLSTLAVLITAILAATPSHAAEADADPATTAATANVAASTLDAVVVTGSRTSTRTVKNSSTPIDVISAEDLAATGQGNLLEALQRSLPSLSQIGGYQSDQESLIRGYQLRNLSPGYTLVLVNGKRRNASAYVSGANGGGFPGHAWADLALIPVSAIDHVEVLRDGASAIYGSDAITGVVNVILKSQAHGGDVSVESGQSIDGDGSRTSVRANVGLPWGEDGFVNLSGETTRQHHAIRTRRYIDGYLSYPAVDGSGNLVALRPNNRLPAGATPNPAEANRNAEANTILSSPSYALKAFAVNVGHGLGESAQFYANATASDRAAQAIQNFRLPATIFTTYKAPGVLGVFPDGFLPVLETKEKQYTGTAGVKGQIAGWDYDASLTGNRSTVRTYTRNSVNYSLPYPGSPTDFYDGKLDYQQGIANLDLRRGFEVAAFASPAEVSAGAEYQHEQYERGAGQWESYTGFGAAAFVGYSIADAVKATRNSKAVYAGAATNITSRWYLDAAARWEDHSDFGSVSTGRLTTRFDFTDALGLRATVSNGFHAPSLGAQYYQATGSCPCGTTLVAQVSSPAAVALGATPLKPEKATNYSLGVTWDPSPAFHLAVDAYQIDIRGQLGQSSQIGYNAQDPARITDNSGTVLSAAQKSTIDALLGSAGISILPGDAFYASYFTNVGNTRTRGVELTLEANQDTAWGKLRWSYAANVGRTTIQKVSDIPAALQGLPNINLLTKSSEYALRFRTPSYTQVAGLGWQDGRWRSNLDFTYYGPIKRLNNGVEYKQPPVLVTNLSGGVELGAGWSAALGINNVFDKRTRKVPEYARSATDVASIETTWDSGDVLSNIGAYWYGRVSYRF; this is encoded by the coding sequence ATGCCTGCCGCCCACGCCCCTGTCCTGAGCACTCTTGCTGTTCTGATCACAGCCATTCTCGCCGCCACACCGAGCCATGCGGCTGAAGCCGATGCAGATCCTGCCACCACCGCGGCGACGGCCAACGTTGCTGCATCCACGCTGGATGCGGTGGTGGTGACCGGCTCACGCACCAGCACGCGTACGGTGAAGAACAGCTCTACACCGATCGACGTGATCTCCGCCGAGGACCTCGCTGCTACCGGGCAGGGCAACCTGCTGGAAGCGCTGCAGCGCAGCTTGCCGTCGCTGAGCCAGATCGGCGGTTACCAGAGCGATCAGGAAAGCCTCATTCGCGGCTATCAGCTGCGCAACCTGTCGCCGGGCTACACGTTGGTGCTGGTGAATGGGAAGCGCCGCAATGCCAGCGCCTATGTAAGTGGTGCCAATGGGGGCGGCTTCCCCGGCCATGCGTGGGCTGACCTGGCGTTGATTCCGGTCTCGGCCATCGACCATGTGGAAGTGCTGCGCGATGGCGCTTCGGCCATCTACGGTTCGGATGCGATCACCGGCGTGGTCAACGTGATCCTGAAATCGCAGGCGCACGGTGGCGATGTGTCGGTGGAGAGCGGGCAGAGCATCGATGGTGATGGTTCGCGTACCAGCGTGCGCGCCAATGTCGGCCTGCCGTGGGGCGAGGATGGCTTCGTCAACTTGTCTGGTGAGACCACCCGCCAGCATCATGCAATCCGCACCCGGCGCTACATCGATGGCTACCTGAGCTATCCGGCAGTGGATGGCAGCGGCAATCTGGTGGCGCTGCGGCCGAACAATCGTTTGCCAGCAGGTGCCACGCCGAATCCAGCCGAGGCCAACCGAAATGCCGAGGCCAACACCATCCTCAGCTCGCCGTCGTATGCGTTGAAGGCCTTCGCGGTGAACGTGGGGCATGGCCTGGGTGAGAGCGCGCAGTTCTACGCCAATGCCACGGCCAGCGATCGCGCCGCGCAGGCGATCCAGAACTTCCGCCTGCCGGCGACCATCTTCACCACCTACAAGGCCCCCGGCGTGCTGGGCGTGTTTCCCGATGGCTTCCTGCCAGTGCTGGAAACCAAGGAGAAGCAGTACACCGGTACGGCCGGTGTGAAAGGCCAGATCGCGGGTTGGGATTACGACGCCAGCCTGACCGGCAACCGCAGCACGGTGCGCACCTACACGCGCAATTCGGTGAATTACTCGCTGCCGTACCCCGGGTCGCCCACTGATTTCTATGACGGCAAGCTGGACTACCAGCAGGGCATCGCCAACCTGGACCTGCGCCGAGGTTTCGAGGTGGCGGCGTTTGCTTCGCCGGCGGAGGTGAGCGCGGGCGCCGAGTATCAGCACGAGCAGTACGAGCGCGGGGCAGGGCAGTGGGAGTCGTACACCGGCTTCGGTGCGGCGGCCTTCGTCGGCTATTCCATTGCGGACGCGGTGAAGGCCACCCGTAACAGCAAAGCGGTGTACGCGGGTGCGGCCACCAACATCACCTCGCGCTGGTACCTGGATGCTGCCGCGCGCTGGGAAGACCATTCCGATTTCGGCAGCGTTTCCACCGGCCGCCTGACCACCCGCTTCGACTTCACCGACGCGCTGGGCCTACGTGCCACGGTCAGCAACGGTTTCCATGCACCCAGCCTGGGCGCGCAGTACTACCAGGCCACCGGCAGCTGCCCGTGCGGGACCACGCTGGTGGCGCAGGTGTCTTCGCCGGCGGCGGTTGCGTTGGGTGCCACGCCGCTGAAGCCAGAGAAGGCCACCAACTACAGCCTTGGCGTGACCTGGGACCCGAGCCCGGCGTTCCACCTGGCAGTGGATGCCTATCAGATCGACATCCGCGGCCAGCTCGGGCAGTCCAGCCAGATCGGCTACAACGCGCAGGATCCGGCGCGCATCACCGACAACAGCGGCACGGTGCTGAGTGCGGCGCAGAAGAGCACGATCGATGCGCTGCTGGGTTCGGCCGGCATCAGCATCCTGCCGGGTGATGCGTTCTATGCCAGCTATTTCACCAACGTGGGTAACACGCGTACGCGCGGTGTCGAGCTGACCCTGGAGGCAAACCAGGACACCGCGTGGGGCAAGCTGCGCTGGAGCTACGCGGCCAACGTCGGCCGCACCACCATCCAGAAGGTCAGCGACATTCCGGCGGCACTGCAGGGGCTGCCGAACATCAACCTGCTGACCAAGTCCAGCGAGTACGCGCTGCGCTTCCGCACGCCCAGCTACACGCAGGTGGCTGGGCTGGGCTGGCAGGACGGGCGCTGGCGCTCGAACCTGGACTTCACCTACTACGGCCCGATCAAGCGACTGAACAACGGCGTGGAATACAAACAGCCGCCGGTGCTGGTGACCAACCTGTCCGGTGGCGTGGAACTGGGTGCGGGCTGGAGCGCGGCGTTGGGCATCAACAACGTGTTCGACAAGCGCACGCGCAAGGTGCCGGAGTACGCGCGCAGCGCGACCGATGTGGCGAGCATCGAGACCACCTGGGACAGCGGCGATGTGCTGAGCAACATTGGGGCCTACTGGTATGGCCGGGTCAGTTACCGGTTTTGA
- the msuE gene encoding FMN reductase has protein sequence MSSALKVVALVGSTTSSATSRTLLLVRHLLASLQQRMHASVDLLELAPIARSLGQSLSRAEVEPAVEQVLQTIETAELLVVAAPVHRGSYPGLFKHLVDFIELEALVDTPVLLAATGGSERHALVIDHQLRPLFSFLQAHTLPVGVYATPADFEGEHINSAALQARIALAAERAAGHLATQGLAVAAPLRRIA, from the coding sequence ATGTCTTCTGCATTGAAGGTGGTTGCATTGGTCGGGTCGACGACGAGTTCGGCGACATCGCGCACGTTGCTGCTGGTACGGCATCTGCTGGCGTCGCTGCAGCAGCGGATGCATGCCAGCGTGGACCTGCTGGAGCTGGCGCCGATCGCGCGTTCGCTGGGCCAGTCGTTGTCGCGCGCTGAAGTGGAGCCGGCGGTGGAACAGGTGCTGCAGACCATCGAGACCGCCGAACTGCTGGTGGTGGCCGCGCCGGTGCATCGCGGTTCGTATCCGGGGCTGTTCAAGCACCTGGTCGACTTCATCGAGCTGGAGGCGCTGGTGGATACGCCCGTGCTGTTGGCGGCAACCGGAGGCAGCGAGCGCCATGCGCTGGTGATCGACCACCAGTTGCGGCCGTTGTTCAGTTTCCTGCAGGCGCACACGCTGCCGGTCGGGGTATATGCCACGCCTGCCGACTTCGAGGGCGAGCACATCAACAGTGCAGCCTTGCAGGCACGCATCGCGCTGGCGGCCGAGCGTGCGGCCGGGCATCTGGCTACGCAGGGGCTGGCGGTAGCGGCGCCGCTGCGGCGCATCGCCTGA
- a CDS encoding DUF3088 family protein, protein MTFDAASKPILFLLDREFEDGQIPGQRFFCRHSLLLEGALSSIDGLDAQLDVRRIGFARPRREVIAEIGEQDQSLPKLVLPQGVRSDLASGAHQDRQYISGAEPILAALNGLLGIPVAHP, encoded by the coding sequence GTGACTTTCGACGCAGCAAGCAAACCCATCCTGTTCCTGCTGGACCGCGAGTTCGAGGACGGCCAGATCCCCGGCCAGCGCTTCTTCTGCCGGCACAGCCTGTTGCTGGAGGGCGCGCTGTCGAGCATCGATGGCCTGGACGCGCAGCTGGATGTACGCCGCATCGGTTTCGCGCGGCCGCGCCGCGAGGTGATCGCCGAGATCGGTGAGCAGGACCAGTCGCTGCCGAAGCTGGTGCTGCCGCAGGGCGTGCGCAGCGACCTGGCCAGCGGCGCGCACCAGGACCGCCAGTACATCTCCGGTGCCGAGCCGATCCTGGCCGCGCTGAACGGCTTGCTCGGCATACCCGTGGCCCACCCCTGA
- a CDS encoding MsnO8 family LLM class oxidoreductase, whose amino-acid sequence MSYEISVLDKSPVAEGASPEQALRNSLQLAQRAEQLGYHRYWFAEHHAAPTLASPAPEVLAAWVLAQTRRIRIGSGGVMLRHYAPYKVAENFNLLAALAPGRVDLGVGKAPGGLPASTAALAAGRPAFTDFDQQLRDLEGYLSGTDTEALARPIPQQAPERFLLGASPQSAKQAAELGWRFVYAAHFDGDPKHIEAAFDAYRNVSSQPPLLATVAFAAPTAEAAARHIGALRVHKLHLGPGQTVNLPSPEAAAEYARQVGVADFRIEETRPSVLSGDAQHVRDELDALHRRFGVGEFILDAPVADLDARLTSLELLSPAPRAAVA is encoded by the coding sequence ATGAGCTATGAGATCAGCGTGCTGGACAAGAGCCCGGTGGCCGAGGGTGCCTCGCCAGAGCAGGCGCTGCGCAACAGCCTGCAGTTGGCGCAGCGCGCCGAGCAGCTGGGCTACCACCGCTACTGGTTTGCCGAGCACCATGCTGCGCCGACGCTGGCCAGCCCGGCACCGGAAGTGCTGGCTGCGTGGGTACTGGCACAGACCCGGCGCATCCGCATCGGCAGTGGTGGGGTAATGCTGCGCCACTACGCGCCCTACAAAGTGGCGGAGAACTTCAACCTGCTGGCAGCGTTGGCGCCAGGGCGCGTCGATCTGGGCGTGGGCAAGGCCCCCGGTGGCCTGCCGGCCTCGACCGCCGCGCTGGCGGCCGGGCGTCCGGCGTTCACCGACTTCGATCAGCAACTGCGCGACCTGGAAGGCTATCTGTCGGGGACAGACACCGAGGCGCTGGCGCGGCCGATTCCGCAGCAGGCACCGGAACGCTTCCTGCTCGGGGCCAGCCCGCAGAGCGCAAAGCAGGCGGCCGAACTGGGCTGGCGCTTTGTCTACGCCGCGCACTTCGATGGCGACCCGAAGCACATCGAGGCCGCGTTCGACGCCTACCGCAACGTCTCCTCGCAGCCACCGCTGCTGGCCACGGTAGCCTTCGCCGCGCCGACTGCCGAAGCAGCAGCGCGTCATATCGGTGCGCTGCGCGTCCACAAGCTGCACCTCGGCCCCGGGCAGACGGTGAACCTGCCCAGCCCCGAGGCGGCTGCAGAGTACGCGCGCCAGGTGGGCGTGGCCGACTTCCGCATCGAGGAAACGCGCCCCAGCGTGCTGTCCGGTGATGCGCAGCACGTGCGTGACGAACTCGATGCGCTGCACCGGCGTTTCGGCGTGGGCGAGTTCATTCTCGATGCGCCGGTGGCCGATCTCGACGCGCGCCTGACATCCCTTGAACTGCTGTCGCCCGCGCCGCGCGCGGCGGTGGCCTGA
- a CDS encoding LLM class flavin-dependent oxidoreductase translates to MSTTPRHIPFGIMLQGPGSHMHAWKHPSNPPDASVNLQFYIDIARTAEDNGIAFGFVADGLYINEKSIPHFLNRFEPISLLSALATATRKIGLAGTLSTSYSDPFTVARQFASLDLLSGGRAGWNVVTSPLEGSGRNYGRPHPEHALRYQIADEYLEVVQGLWDSWDDDAFVRERDSGTFFAPETFRRLDHKGRFFQVEGPLNIQRSPQGQPVIFQAGSSDDGIALAGKYADAVFTHSPSLEETRAFTQKVKNSAIAHGRSGNDVKIFPGIGPIVGRTAEEAEAKYQAIAALATLEDALAYLGRFFDHHDFSQYDPDAPFPELGDIGSNSFRSTTDRIKQDAREKGLSLRQVALEGVSPRPNFIGTPEHVADELIRWFDAGASDGFILGFAAQREGLDDFVTQVLPILQARGYHQLELEGQTLRAHLGLPYKASRHSTDAEPARKAG, encoded by the coding sequence ATGAGCACGACCCCGCGCCACATTCCGTTCGGCATCATGCTGCAGGGCCCCGGCAGCCACATGCATGCCTGGAAGCACCCGTCCAATCCGCCCGACGCCAGCGTCAACCTGCAGTTCTACATCGACATCGCGCGCACCGCCGAGGACAACGGCATCGCCTTTGGTTTCGTGGCCGACGGCCTGTACATCAACGAGAAGTCGATTCCGCACTTCCTCAACCGCTTCGAGCCGATCTCGCTGCTGTCGGCGCTGGCCACGGCAACGAGGAAGATCGGCCTGGCCGGCACACTGTCGACCTCGTACAGCGACCCGTTCACCGTGGCCCGCCAGTTCGCTTCGCTGGATCTGCTCAGCGGCGGTCGCGCTGGCTGGAACGTAGTGACGTCGCCGTTGGAGGGCTCGGGCCGCAACTACGGCCGCCCACACCCCGAGCATGCACTGCGCTACCAGATCGCCGACGAATACCTGGAGGTGGTGCAGGGGCTGTGGGATTCCTGGGACGACGATGCCTTCGTGCGCGAGCGCGACAGCGGTACGTTCTTCGCGCCGGAGACGTTCCGCCGCCTCGACCACAAGGGGCGCTTCTTCCAGGTGGAAGGGCCGCTCAACATCCAGCGTTCGCCCCAAGGCCAGCCGGTGATCTTCCAGGCCGGTTCGTCCGACGATGGCATCGCGTTGGCTGGCAAGTACGCCGATGCGGTGTTCACGCATTCGCCGTCGCTGGAGGAGACCCGCGCGTTCACACAGAAGGTGAAGAACTCGGCGATCGCACACGGTCGCAGCGGCAACGACGTGAAGATCTTCCCGGGCATCGGCCCCATCGTCGGGCGCACGGCCGAGGAGGCCGAGGCCAAGTACCAGGCAATTGCCGCACTGGCGACGCTGGAGGATGCGCTGGCCTATCTGGGCCGGTTCTTCGATCATCACGATTTCAGCCAGTACGACCCGGATGCGCCGTTCCCGGAGCTGGGTGACATCGGCAGTAATTCGTTCCGTTCCACCACCGATCGCATCAAGCAGGACGCGCGCGAGAAGGGCCTGAGCCTGCGCCAGGTGGCACTGGAAGGGGTGAGCCCGCGGCCGAACTTCATCGGCACGCCGGAGCACGTGGCCGATGAGCTGATCCGCTGGTTCGATGCCGGCGCCAGCGACGGCTTCATTCTCGGTTTCGCTGCACAGCGCGAAGGCCTGGATGATTTCGTGACCCAGGTGCTGCCGATCCTGCAGGCGCGCGGCTACCACCAGCTTGAGCTGGAAGGGCAGACCCTGCGCGCGCATCTGGGCCTGCCGTACAAGGCCAGCCGCCACTCGACCGACGCCGAGCCGGCGCGGAAGGCAGGGTAA
- a CDS encoding M20 aminoacylase family protein, with the protein MSGESAAAPGDAQRNPATTGVLPEIAARAEAAIAIRHDLHRHPELAFEEHRTSARVAELLQQWGYEVTTGLGGTGVVGTLQRGQGSRRLGLRADIDALPIHEDSGLAYASQTEGVMHACGHDGHTAILLSAAHYLAHHGDIDGTLQLVFQPAEETGSGASKMIADGLFERFPVDAIYGLHNWPGVPVGHFGFVDGPAMASVDWARLKVIGKGGHGAEPQGSVDPILAAAHIVTALQSVVSRNVDPRQMGVVTVGSIHGGQAANVIPDVVELKLTVRAYLPEVRDTLRRRVTEVAEQTAAAFGARAEIEFPRGFPSVINHPQQTAYIREVAVQGFGAEQVVPAFAPRTASEDFAFLLQARPGSFVFVGNGDSAPLHSPRYVFNDAAIAPAASLWARLAEDYLVKDVA; encoded by the coding sequence ATGAGCGGAGAAAGCGCGGCAGCACCGGGCGATGCCCAGCGGAACCCGGCAACGACGGGTGTGCTACCTGAAATCGCGGCACGCGCCGAGGCAGCCATCGCGATCCGTCATGACCTGCACCGGCACCCAGAGCTGGCCTTCGAGGAGCACCGCACCAGCGCACGTGTGGCCGAGCTGCTGCAGCAATGGGGTTATGAGGTGACCACCGGCCTCGGTGGCACCGGCGTGGTCGGCACGCTGCAACGCGGGCAGGGTAGCCGTCGCCTCGGCCTGCGCGCCGACATCGATGCACTGCCGATCCACGAGGACTCCGGCCTGGCCTATGCCAGCCAGACCGAGGGGGTGATGCATGCCTGCGGCCACGATGGGCACACCGCCATCCTGCTGTCTGCCGCGCATTACCTGGCCCATCACGGCGATATCGACGGTACCTTGCAGCTGGTGTTCCAGCCGGCAGAGGAAACCGGCTCGGGTGCTTCGAAGATGATTGCCGATGGCTTGTTCGAACGCTTCCCGGTGGATGCGATCTATGGCCTGCACAACTGGCCGGGTGTGCCGGTGGGCCACTTCGGATTCGTCGATGGCCCAGCGATGGCGTCGGTGGACTGGGCGCGGCTGAAGGTGATCGGCAAGGGCGGCCACGGTGCCGAGCCACAGGGCAGTGTCGACCCGATCCTGGCGGCAGCGCACATCGTCACCGCGCTGCAGAGCGTGGTGTCGCGCAATGTCGATCCACGCCAGATGGGCGTGGTCACCGTCGGTTCGATCCACGGCGGGCAGGCCGCCAATGTGATTCCGGACGTGGTCGAGCTGAAGCTGACCGTGCGCGCCTACCTGCCGGAAGTGCGCGATACGCTGCGGCGCCGTGTTACCGAGGTCGCCGAGCAGACCGCTGCCGCGTTCGGTGCGCGCGCCGAGATCGAGTTCCCGCGCGGCTTCCCCAGCGTGATCAACCATCCGCAGCAGACCGCCTACATCCGCGAGGTCGCTGTGCAGGGATTTGGTGCCGAACAGGTGGTGCCGGCGTTCGCGCCACGCACAGCCAGTGAGGATTTCGCTTTCCTGCTGCAGGCGCGGCCCGGAAGTTTCGTATTCGTCGGCAACGGCGACAGCGCTCCGCTGCACAGCCCGCGCTATGTGTTCAACGACGCCGCCATCGCACCCGCCGCCAGCCTGTGGGCGCGGCTGGCTGAAGACTATCTGGTGAAGGACGTGGCATGA
- a CDS encoding GNAT family N-acetyltransferase, with translation MSSNERFLYTSVDDPLARPLFDGLEQEYDSRYADVRRRIGGSAREELQRYPAQAFAAPVGAFVLLLRDGVAISGGAFMPHRDPDTAEFKRIWTLPGLRRQGIARRVLQELEDQAARQGYRRVFLTTGFRQPEAVGLYLSHGYTALFDLQADPETIAHLPFEKHLSVSAPVVVPSQAVLHGAHA, from the coding sequence ATGAGCAGCAACGAACGCTTCCTCTACACCTCGGTGGACGATCCACTGGCGCGGCCGCTGTTCGACGGCCTGGAGCAGGAGTACGACAGCCGCTACGCCGACGTGCGCCGACGCATCGGTGGCAGCGCCCGCGAGGAGCTGCAGCGCTACCCGGCGCAGGCCTTTGCTGCCCCGGTGGGTGCCTTCGTATTGCTGCTGCGCGACGGTGTGGCGATCTCCGGCGGCGCCTTCATGCCGCACCGCGATCCAGACACCGCCGAATTCAAGCGCATCTGGACGCTGCCGGGGCTGCGCCGCCAAGGCATCGCGCGGCGCGTGCTGCAGGAACTGGAAGACCAGGCGGCGCGCCAAGGCTACCGGCGGGTGTTCCTGACCACCGGCTTCCGCCAGCCTGAAGCCGTCGGCCTGTACCTCAGCCACGGCTACACCGCACTGTTCGACCTGCAGGCTGACCCGGAAACCATCGCGCATCTGCCGTTCGAGAAGCACCTGAGCGTATCGGCGCCGGTCGTTGTGCCATCACAGGCCGTGCTGCACGGAGCCCACGCATGA
- a CDS encoding amino acid ABC transporter permease/ATP-binding protein → MSTPSTALDGIAARPARAPALKIVPARHPLQVVGTLLALALILIGLQSVLGNPRWGWATFAEWFFARPVLEGLGRTLLLTALGTGLGFALGTLLALARVSGSPLLSAVSWGYVWLFRSIPLLVLLLLLNNLGYLYSAIELGVPFTGISLFSYPTTQLIGVFTAAVLGLTLNQAAFSAEVIRGGILSVDHGQYEAAAALGLPRGRQVRRIILPQAMRSILPAAFNDVIGLAKSTSVVYVLALPELFYTVQVIYRRNLEVVPLLMVATVWYLVILTVLSLLQRRVEQRFARGQLQRERSVSRVSSPVRSSSDAAPRVASRPRIAAQVEAGEGASVSLHGVGKVFGDQPVLEDVNLELRAGSVTVLIGPSGAGKSTLLRLINHLERADGGYVTVGGQLIGYRRDGDTLYELPEREIRRRRSEVGMVFQGFNLFPHLTALENIIEAPIAVRGVPRAQAEQQARTLLERVGLADKADAFPRQLSGGQQQRIAIARALALQPKVLLFDEPTSALDPELVAEVLSVIEELARSGTTLVIVTHELSFARRVADHVVMMDQGRVIEQGSPEALFERPRQQRTADFLAKTL, encoded by the coding sequence ATGAGCACGCCTTCGACCGCGCTGGATGGCATTGCCGCACGCCCGGCGCGAGCACCGGCGTTGAAGATCGTGCCGGCGCGGCATCCGCTGCAGGTGGTCGGAACCCTTCTGGCGTTGGCGCTGATCCTGATCGGGCTGCAATCCGTGCTGGGCAATCCACGCTGGGGCTGGGCCACGTTCGCCGAGTGGTTCTTCGCGCGCCCGGTGCTGGAAGGCCTGGGCCGTACGTTGTTGCTGACCGCACTCGGTACCGGCCTGGGTTTCGCGCTGGGTACCTTGCTGGCGTTGGCCCGCGTGTCCGGCTCGCCGTTGCTGTCGGCGGTGTCGTGGGGCTATGTATGGCTGTTCCGTTCGATTCCGCTGCTGGTGTTGTTGCTGCTGCTGAACAACCTGGGCTACCTGTACAGCGCCATCGAACTGGGCGTGCCGTTCACCGGCATCAGCCTGTTCTCGTACCCGACCACGCAGCTGATCGGCGTGTTCACCGCCGCAGTGCTGGGCCTGACCTTGAACCAGGCCGCGTTCTCGGCCGAGGTGATCCGCGGTGGCATTCTGTCGGTCGACCACGGCCAGTACGAGGCCGCGGCCGCGCTTGGCCTGCCACGTGGCCGCCAGGTGCGGCGCATCATCCTGCCGCAGGCGATGCGTTCGATCCTGCCGGCGGCGTTCAATGATGTGATCGGCCTGGCCAAGAGCACCTCGGTGGTCTACGTGTTGGCGCTGCCGGAGCTGTTCTACACCGTGCAGGTGATCTACCGGCGCAACCTGGAAGTGGTGCCGCTACTGATGGTGGCTACGGTCTGGTACCTGGTGATCCTGACCGTGCTGTCGCTGCTGCAGCGACGCGTGGAGCAGCGCTTTGCGCGTGGCCAGCTGCAGCGCGAGCGCTCGGTGTCGCGGGTATCGTCGCCGGTGCGGTCATCCAGTGATGCTGCGCCGCGTGTGGCAAGCCGCCCGCGCATCGCCGCGCAGGTTGAAGCGGGCGAGGGGGCATCGGTGTCGCTGCATGGCGTAGGTAAGGTGTTCGGTGATCAGCCGGTGCTGGAAGACGTGAACCTGGAGTTGCGCGCTGGCAGCGTGACGGTGCTGATCGGTCCCTCCGGCGCCGGCAAGTCCACGCTGCTGCGGCTGATCAACCATCTGGAACGCGCCGACGGCGGTTACGTGACCGTCGGCGGCCAGCTGATCGGCTACCGCCGCGATGGCGACACCCTGTACGAGCTACCGGAGCGCGAGATCCGCCGCCGTCGTTCCGAGGTGGGCATGGTGTTCCAGGGCTTCAACCTGTTCCCGCACCTGACCGCGCTGGAGAACATCATCGAGGCACCGATCGCGGTGCGTGGCGTGCCGCGCGCGCAGGCCGAGCAGCAGGCGCGCACGCTGCTGGAACGGGTCGGCCTGGCCGACAAGGCCGATGCCTTCCCGCGCCAGCTGTCCGGTGGCCAGCAGCAGCGCATCGCGATCGCCCGCGCGCTGGCGCTGCAGCCGAAGGTGCTGCTGTTCGATGAACCCACATCGGCGCTGGATCCGGAACTGGTGGCCGAGGTGCTGAGCGTGATCGAGGAACTGGCCCGTTCCGGCACCACGCTGGTGATCGTTACCCATGAGCTGAGCTTCGCCCGCCGCGTGGCCGACCATGTGGTGATGATGGACCAGGGGCGGGTGATCGAGCAGGGCTCGCCCGAGGCGCTGTTCGAACGTCCGCGCCAGCAACGCACCGCCGATTTCCTGGCCAAGACCCTGTAA
- a CDS encoding ABC transporter substrate-binding protein, protein MSPAAPRRPSRSTLLVVGVLVIGIAGIVYSRVRQAPDASTAVATSLAGANTAVLKGTFDPKAQALIPADYRFVTPGTFTVATHPGQLPLADYGADSKDVVGIEPDIARLIADGLGLKLVIVPVAWADWPLGLESGKYDAVLSNVTVTEERKKKFDFSSYRYDLLGIYTRSDGPIQKIEKPADVAGLKVVVGASTNQDQILRQWDQQNIAAGLKPVEYQYFDDAVVGRLAVITGRADVSFEPNATGAYSARDGKVRRVGLFPGGWPNAAAISVTTRKGSGLADAVTQALNTQIGSGTYAQALARWNVAEEAVPQSQTNPPGLPAL, encoded by the coding sequence ATGAGCCCTGCAGCACCGCGTCGCCCCTCGCGCAGCACCCTGTTGGTCGTGGGCGTGCTGGTCATCGGCATTGCCGGCATCGTCTACTCGCGCGTGCGGCAGGCACCGGATGCCAGCACTGCGGTCGCGACCAGCCTGGCCGGTGCGAACACGGCCGTGCTGAAGGGCACGTTCGACCCGAAGGCGCAGGCATTGATCCCGGCCGACTATCGCTTTGTCACGCCTGGTACGTTTACCGTGGCGACCCATCCGGGGCAGCTGCCGCTGGCCGACTATGGCGCCGACAGCAAGGACGTGGTCGGCATCGAGCCGGACATCGCACGGCTGATTGCCGACGGGCTGGGCCTGAAGCTGGTGATCGTGCCGGTCGCGTGGGCGGACTGGCCGCTGGGTCTGGAATCAGGCAAGTACGATGCGGTGCTGTCGAACGTGACGGTGACCGAGGAGCGCAAGAAGAAGTTCGATTTTTCCAGTTACCGCTACGACCTGCTCGGCATCTATACGCGCAGCGACGGGCCGATCCAGAAGATCGAAAAGCCGGCCGACGTGGCCGGGCTGAAGGTGGTGGTCGGTGCCAGCACCAACCAGGACCAGATCCTGCGGCAGTGGGACCAGCAGAACATCGCCGCTGGCTTGAAGCCGGTGGAGTACCAGTACTTCGATGATGCCGTGGTCGGCCGGCTGGCGGTGATCACCGGCCGCGCCGATGTCTCGTTCGAGCCCAATGCCACCGGCGCATACTCGGCACGCGATGGCAAAGTGCGGCGGGTGGGGCTGTTCCCCGGCGGCTGGCCAAACGCCGCGGCGATCTCGGTGACCACGCGCAAGGGCAGCGGCCTGGCCGACGCGGTGACACAGGCACTGAACACCCAGATCGGCAGCGGCACCTATGCCCAGGCGCTGGCACGCTGGAACGTGGCCGAGGAAGCGGTGCCGCAGTCGCAGACCAATCCGCCGGGGTTGCCGGCGTTGTAG